A portion of the Edaphobacter lichenicola genome contains these proteins:
- a CDS encoding M28 family peptidase, whose translation MNFLADDELHGRGSATRDEHIAALFVASQLQALGLKPGGDNDTFIQKSPLPDPLPARTQQRVAAFQNVPRKETWNAIAILRGSTTPNEVILLTAHLDHLGIGPANAAGDTNYNGADDDASGTTAVLTLAHILATGPRPRRTIVFALFGSEELGGYGNRAFLAHPPVPLTSIVANLEFEMIGRPDPAVPTGTLWLTGYDRSNLGPELAKHGAHLVNDPYPKQNFFQRSDNFALAQQGIIAQTVSSYGLHKDYHQPSDEISTIDFTHMTNAIASMIDPIGWLTNSSWKPEWNPGKKPGPNPAPAPQTSSSPQPLQK comes from the coding sequence ATGAACTTCCTGGCCGACGACGAGCTTCACGGCCGCGGCTCAGCCACACGCGACGAGCACATCGCAGCCCTTTTCGTAGCCTCGCAGCTCCAGGCCCTTGGCCTGAAGCCTGGCGGTGACAACGACACCTTCATCCAGAAGTCTCCACTCCCCGATCCCTTGCCCGCGAGAACCCAGCAGCGCGTCGCCGCATTCCAGAACGTCCCTCGCAAGGAGACCTGGAACGCCATCGCCATCCTCCGCGGCTCCACAACCCCCAACGAGGTCATCCTCCTCACCGCGCACCTCGACCACCTCGGCATCGGCCCCGCCAACGCAGCAGGAGACACCAACTACAACGGCGCCGACGATGACGCCTCCGGAACCACAGCCGTCCTCACCCTCGCCCACATTCTCGCCACCGGCCCGCGTCCTCGACGCACCATCGTCTTCGCCCTCTTCGGCTCGGAGGAGCTCGGCGGTTACGGCAACCGCGCCTTCCTCGCCCATCCACCCGTTCCCCTCACCAGCATCGTCGCCAACCTCGAGTTTGAGATGATCGGCCGCCCCGATCCCGCAGTCCCGACCGGCACCCTCTGGCTCACCGGCTACGACCGCTCCAACCTCGGCCCCGAACTCGCCAAACACGGCGCCCACCTGGTCAACGATCCATACCCAAAGCAGAACTTCTTCCAGCGCTCCGACAACTTCGCATTGGCCCAGCAAGGAATCATCGCTCAAACCGTATCCAGCTACGGCTTGCACAAGGACTATCATCAGCCCAGCGACGAAATCTCCACCATCGACTTTACCCACATGACCAACGCCATCGCCTCCATGATCGACCCCATCGGATGGCTTACGAACTCCAGCTGGAAGCCAGAGTGGAATCCCGGCAAAAAGCCCGGGCCAAACCCCGCGCCGGCGCCACAAACTTCTTCATCCCCACAGCCGCTACAGAAATAA
- a CDS encoding YVTN family beta-propeller repeat protein gives MKAFIRAAVSITYLCFAGSLYGQGASSGSLLVLSKRDHTLSIVDVSSLRVVAKAPVGNDPHEVIASDDGTVAYVSNYGFGAFNTLAVVDLVTQKAGSPIDLGPLHGPHGLAFVGGKTWFTAEAAKAIGRYDPATHKVDWILGTGQNRTHMIYVSADGQKIVTTNVNSGTVSVIEQEPVHMGPPPGVHPPPGVGGMPPPGPPGGLVPHTDWNETVIRVGNGSEGFDVSPDGKEIWVANAQDGTISIIDFHEKKVTETLAPNVPGANRLKFTPDGRRVLVSSGPELVVLDGSTHKVVKRIAVGHGSAGILVQPDGARAFVACGPDNYVAVVDLQSLAVTGHIQAGTEPDGMAWAVRR, from the coding sequence ATGAAGGCTTTCATTCGTGCGGCCGTCTCGATTACCTATCTTTGCTTTGCCGGATCTCTGTATGGGCAGGGTGCGTCTTCGGGGTCGTTGCTTGTTCTCTCGAAGCGGGACCATACTTTGAGCATCGTCGATGTTTCGAGTCTGCGTGTGGTTGCCAAGGCGCCTGTCGGCAACGATCCTCATGAGGTCATTGCTTCGGACGACGGCACTGTCGCGTATGTTTCGAATTATGGCTTCGGGGCCTTCAACACGCTCGCCGTCGTCGACCTTGTCACTCAAAAAGCGGGTTCACCGATTGACCTCGGTCCTCTGCATGGACCGCACGGGCTCGCTTTTGTTGGGGGCAAGACGTGGTTTACGGCGGAGGCTGCGAAGGCGATTGGACGCTATGATCCCGCGACTCACAAGGTGGATTGGATTCTTGGCACCGGACAGAATCGTACGCATATGATCTACGTCTCGGCAGACGGTCAGAAGATCGTCACTACGAATGTGAACTCCGGGACGGTCAGCGTGATTGAGCAAGAGCCGGTTCACATGGGGCCACCACCTGGAGTGCATCCGCCGCCAGGAGTTGGTGGAATGCCTCCTCCTGGCCCACCCGGCGGTCTCGTTCCTCATACTGATTGGAATGAGACTGTGATTCGTGTTGGCAATGGTTCTGAGGGGTTCGATGTGTCTCCGGATGGCAAGGAGATATGGGTTGCGAATGCTCAGGACGGCACGATTTCGATCATCGATTTTCATGAGAAGAAGGTGACGGAGACACTTGCTCCGAATGTGCCGGGTGCGAATCGGTTGAAGTTTACGCCTGACGGAAGGCGCGTTCTGGTTTCGAGTGGGCCAGAGCTGGTTGTGCTTGATGGGAGCACTCACAAGGTGGTGAAGCGCATCGCGGTTGGTCATGGCTCTGCCGGAATTTTGGTGCAACCGGATGGTGCTCGTGCGTTTGTTGCGTGCGGTCCGGATAACTATGTTGCGGTCGTTGATCTTCAGTCGCTTGCGGTGACGGGCCATATTCAGGCTGGTACTGAGCCGGATGGAATGGCCTGGGCTGTGCGTCGTTGA
- a CDS encoding lactonase family protein — protein MGRRKSLRRWAVVCAALFLPIFMVLTGCSGFFPPIDNSGGGGTATGDYVYVANGSRSSIGGLSISTTTSTSTTGVTTSTGKLTSISGLPFAAGYVPQSMVVTPNNSFLYVGGTSAISLYIINANGTLSVPSTGAQQVVVFAPSMAVSPDGQWLIALDGITQQLDIFQINSSTGALTAAVGSPAVYTVPSGVWQPTSVKVSPNGALIFAALGTGGDAVFTFNTTTGLAVSNAYLPTGNVQTSDNGYAIDSTSSYLYIARSGVGGGVAVYTIGNGGTLTALTASPFAAGNGTFSLVMDSTGTYVYAANRLDGTISGYTIAPATATAQLSLTPLKGSPYTSGTSVQSLGLDNSGKYLLAAAVGGSPDLTMYSFDITVPGQLDPVTSIATDTDPAGASTIALTH, from the coding sequence ATGGGACGAAGGAAGAGTTTGCGGCGTTGGGCTGTAGTGTGCGCTGCGTTGTTTTTGCCGATCTTCATGGTCTTAACGGGCTGCTCGGGCTTTTTCCCTCCGATTGATAACTCCGGTGGCGGTGGGACTGCAACGGGCGACTACGTTTATGTGGCCAACGGGTCGAGGAGCTCAATCGGTGGTCTTTCCATCAGCACGACGACGTCTACCAGTACAACTGGTGTTACGACGAGCACTGGCAAGCTGACTTCGATCAGCGGACTTCCGTTTGCTGCGGGATATGTGCCGCAGTCGATGGTGGTGACTCCGAATAATTCGTTCCTTTATGTGGGCGGAACGAGTGCGATCAGCTTGTACATCATCAATGCGAATGGAACGCTCAGCGTGCCGAGCACGGGGGCGCAGCAGGTGGTGGTGTTTGCACCTTCGATGGCGGTGTCGCCGGATGGCCAGTGGTTGATTGCACTGGATGGAATTACGCAGCAGCTCGACATCTTCCAGATCAACTCCTCGACAGGAGCGCTGACGGCGGCGGTGGGCTCGCCTGCGGTTTACACGGTGCCGTCTGGTGTGTGGCAACCAACTTCGGTGAAGGTGTCGCCCAATGGAGCGCTGATCTTTGCTGCGCTTGGTACGGGAGGTGATGCCGTCTTCACCTTCAATACGACGACCGGCCTCGCAGTAAGCAATGCGTATCTGCCTACTGGCAACGTGCAGACGAGCGACAACGGATATGCGATCGACTCCACGAGCAGCTATCTCTACATTGCCAGGAGCGGTGTGGGCGGCGGTGTTGCGGTGTACACGATTGGGAACGGAGGCACGCTGACTGCATTGACGGCGTCTCCGTTTGCCGCGGGCAATGGCACCTTCTCGCTGGTGATGGACAGCACAGGGACCTATGTCTATGCTGCGAACCGTCTGGACGGCACCATCTCCGGCTATACGATCGCACCGGCGACCGCTACAGCACAGTTGTCGCTCACTCCGCTGAAGGGGTCGCCTTATACGAGCGGAACTTCGGTGCAGTCGCTGGGGCTCGACAACTCGGGCAAGTATCTGCTGGCGGCTGCGGTTGGAGGTTCTCCTGACCTGACGATGTACAGCTTCGATATTACGGTTCCAGGACAGCTTGATCCGGTGACGAGTATCGCGACCGATACTGATCCGGCTGGTGCCTCCACGATTGCTCTGACACACTAG
- a CDS encoding DUF2203 domain-containing protein — protein sequence MSKTFTLGEAQTLLPVVEALLKRAQEAQSRAAQFEYEMQQLSHRIFLSGGMHVDVSVAARRRAEREKAVQEARDTLTEIDSIGVQVKDLQEGLLDFPYVMDGRTVLLCWKLGETAITHWHAEDEGFAERKPLDSRFGKTERLN from the coding sequence TTGAGCAAGACGTTTACGTTGGGCGAGGCACAAACGTTGCTGCCGGTGGTGGAGGCACTTCTGAAGAGAGCACAGGAGGCGCAATCACGAGCGGCGCAGTTCGAGTACGAGATGCAGCAACTGAGTCATAGGATATTTCTGTCTGGCGGTATGCATGTGGATGTAAGTGTTGCCGCTCGACGCCGGGCGGAGCGGGAGAAGGCTGTTCAAGAGGCGAGAGACACGCTGACAGAGATCGATTCGATCGGCGTCCAGGTGAAAGATCTGCAGGAGGGGCTGCTGGATTTTCCTTACGTGATGGATGGGAGGACTGTGTTGCTCTGCTGGAAGCTGGGTGAGACGGCAATTACACATTGGCACGCAGAGGACGAGGGCTTCGCAGAACGCAAGCCTCTGGATTCACGGTTCGGTAAGACCGAGCGGTTGAACTGA
- a CDS encoding FkbM family methyltransferase, with the protein MLSYRCFGRETKCFIRISDLQSDLLSVLELGVRNTYDLDLGFQPELVIDAGGNIGLFTLRAAAGTASVSKAPVEFVIVEPLPRNIAQIEKHLPLNHIKARLMAGCLGGTHRSIPFYCREAIDSSFDPEKPYLSVLDVPVFRLSDAIGSSAAQRILIKLDIEGMEVEVLKQFVPTERRAVYVVGELHNHQVNSSIFEGIFRDQGWTFEYRSISHDHALFRACSPAALPLLKSMASIPTPVQA; encoded by the coding sequence TTGCTGAGTTACCGATGCTTCGGCCGTGAGACGAAGTGTTTCATTCGCATTTCGGATCTTCAAAGCGATCTTCTGAGTGTGCTTGAGCTGGGAGTAAGAAATACCTACGATCTGGATCTTGGCTTCCAACCTGAGCTGGTGATTGATGCCGGGGGAAATATTGGGTTATTCACTCTGCGGGCTGCGGCTGGGACCGCGTCGGTGAGCAAAGCTCCTGTGGAGTTTGTAATCGTTGAGCCTTTGCCGAGGAATATTGCGCAGATTGAGAAGCATCTGCCCCTGAATCATATAAAGGCGAGATTGATGGCTGGATGTCTGGGTGGGACTCACCGCTCTATCCCTTTCTATTGTCGCGAGGCGATTGATAGCAGCTTCGATCCAGAGAAGCCTTATCTCAGTGTGTTGGATGTGCCTGTATTCAGGCTCTCGGATGCGATTGGGAGCTCCGCGGCTCAGCGGATTCTAATCAAGCTGGATATCGAGGGGATGGAGGTTGAGGTGTTGAAGCAGTTTGTACCAACAGAGCGCAGGGCGGTGTACGTCGTTGGGGAGCTGCATAACCATCAGGTGAATTCTTCGATCTTCGAAGGGATCTTCCGCGATCAAGGCTGGACGTTCGAGTATCGCTCTATCTCGCACGATCATGCGCTCTTCCGGGCCTGCTCTCCGGCAGCTTTGCCGCTGTTGAAGTCGATGGCGTCGATTCCAACTCCAGTACAGGCGTAG